Proteins from a single region of Orcinus orca chromosome 20, mOrcOrc1.1, whole genome shotgun sequence:
- the GPI gene encoding glucose-6-phosphate isomerase, translating into MAALTQNPQFKKLQAWYHEHGSDLNLRRLFEGDKDRFNHFSLNLNTNHGHILLDYSKNLVTEAVMQMLVDLAKSRGVEAARERMFNGEKINFTEDRAVLHVALRNRSNTPILVDGKDVMPEVNRVLEKIKSFCHRVRSGEWKGYSGKSITDVINIGIGGSDLGPLMVTEALKPYSSEGPRVWFVSNIDGTHIAKTLAALKPESSLFIIASKTFTTQETITNAETAKEWFLLSAKDPSAVSKHFVALSTNTAKVKEFGIDPQNMFEFWDWVGGRYSLWSAIGLSIALHVGFDNFEQLLSGAHWMDQHFRTTPLEKNAPVLLALLGVWYINCFGCETHAMLPYDQYLHRFAAYFQQGDMESNGKYITKSGTRVDHQTGPIVWGEPGTNGQHAFYQLIHQGTKMIPCDFLIPVQTQHPIRKGLHHKILLANFLAQTEALMRGKSTEEARKELQAAGKSPEDSEKLLPHKVFEGNRPTNSIVFTKLTPFILGALIAMYEHKIFVQGIIWDINSFDQWGVELGKQLAKKIEPELDGSSPVTSHDSSTNGLINFIKQEREARSQ; encoded by the exons ATGGCCGCGCTCACCCAGAACCCGCAGTTCAAGAAGCTGCAGGCATGGTACCACGAGCACGGCTCTGACCTCAACTTGCGCCGCCTTTTCGAAGGAGACAAGGACCGCTTTAACCACTTCAG CTTGAACCTCAACACCAACCATGGGCATATTCTGTTGGATTACTCCAAGAACCTTGTGACGGAGGCTGTGATGCAGATGCTGGTGGACCTG GCCAAGTCCAGGGGTGTGGAGGCTGCTCGGGAACGCATGTTCAACGGTGAGAAGATCAACTTCACCGAG GATCGGGCAGTGCTGCACGTGGCCCTTCGGAACCGGTCAAACACACCCATTTTGGTGGATGGCAAGGATGTGATGCCAGAGGTCAACAGGGTCCTGGAGAAGATAAAGTCTTTCTGCCAC CGTGTCCGGAGCGGTGAATGGAAGGGGTACTCAGGCAAGTCCATCACAGATGTCATCAACATCGGCATCGGCGGCTCTGACCTG GGACCCCTCATGGTGACTGAAGCCCTCAAGCCATACTCTTCAGAAGGTCCCCGGGTCTGGTTTGTCTCCAACATCGATGGGACCCACATTGCCAAAACACTGGCCGCCCTGAAGCCCGAGTCCTCCCTGTTCATCATCGCCTCCAAG ACCTTCACCACCCAGGAGACCATCACCAACGCGGAGACAGCAAAGGAGTGGTTTCTCCTGTCGGCCAAGGAT CCTTCCGCAGTCTCGAAGCACTTTGTTGCCCTGTCTACCAACACT GCCAAAGTGAAGGAGTTTGGAATTGACCCTCAAAACATGTTCGAGTTCTGGGAT TGGGTGGGAGGCCGCTACTCACTGTGGTCAGCCATCGGACTCTCCATTGCCCTGCACGTGG GATTTGATAACTTTGAGCAGCTGCTCTCAGGGGCTCACTGGATG GACCAGCACTTCCGCACGACGCCCCTGGAGAAGAATGCCCCCGTCCTGCTGGCCCTGCTGGGCGTGTGGTACATCAACTGCTTTGGGTGTGAGACGCATGCCATGCTGCCCTACGACCAGTACCTGCACCGCTTTGCTGCCTACTTCCAGCAG GGTGACATGGAGTCCAATGGGAAGTACATCACCAAGTCTGGCACCCGTGTGGACCACCAGACGGGCCCCATTGTGTGGGGGGAGCCAGGGACCAATGGCCAGCACGCCTTCTACCAGCTCATCCACCAAG GTACCAAGATGATACCCTGTGACTTCCTCATCCCTGTTCAGACGCAGCACCCGATAAGGAAGGGTTTGCATCACAAG ATCCTCCTGGCCAACTTCTTGGCCCAGACTGAGGCCCTGATGCGGGGGAAGTCAACAGAGGAGGCCCGGAAGGAGCTACAGGCCGCAGGGAAGAGTCCAGAGGACTCTGAGAAGCTGTTGCCCCACAAG GTCTTTGAAGGAAATCGCCCAACCAACTCGATTGTGTTCACTAAACTCACGCCGTTCATTCTTGGAGCCTTGATTG CCATGTACGAGCACAAGATCTTCGTTCAGGGCATCATCTGGGACATCAACAGCTTTGACCAGTGGGG AGTGGAGCTGGGAAAGCAGCTGGCTAAGAAAATTGAACCTGAGCTTGATGGCAGCAGCCCAGTGACTTCTCACGATTCTTCCACCAATGGGCTGATCAACTTCATCAAGCAGGAGCGTGAGGCTAGAAGCCAATAA